GGCTCGTGCACATCATCGATATCTCCCCCGGTTAATGAACTTTACAGTGTTACCCGTGTTGTGGACGGGGATACGTTCTGGGCGTACAATCCGCAGGAAGGTGAAATTAAAATTCGCCTCATAGGCCTTGACGCGCCCGAAATTCATAAAACAGCCAAAAAAAATATCGGCTATTATGGAACAGAATCAACCCGTTATTTAGAGCAATTGGTAGGTGGCAAAAATGTAAGACTTGAATTCGATGCCGGAAAATATGACAGGTATAAACGGGTGCTCGCTTATGTATATCTCGAAGACGGTACGTTTGTGAATGCAGAATTGATCAGGCAGGGATATGCAACCGTCCTGACCGTTCCTCCCAATGTTAAATATGCAGATGAATTTGTAAAGCTTCAGAGAAAAGCCCGGAGAAGTGGCAGGGGTATGTGGGGAAAAAGTTGACGTTGATTAAAGTATTAAGGAGTATGTCTC
The Bacteroidales bacterium genome window above contains:
- a CDS encoding thermonuclease family protein gives rise to the protein MKRLFHIAVALLFLGSCTSSISPPVNELYSVTRVVDGDTFWAYNPQEGEIKIRLIGLDAPEIHKTAKKNIGYYGTESTRYLEQLVGGKNVRLEFDAGKYDRYKRVLAYVYLEDGTFVNAELIRQGYATVLTVPPNVKYADEFVKLQRKARRSGRGMWGKS